A stretch of DNA from Engraulis encrasicolus isolate BLACKSEA-1 unplaced genomic scaffold, IST_EnEncr_1.0 scaffold_92_np1212, whole genome shotgun sequence:
tctctctctctctctctctctctctctctctctctctctctctctctctctctctctctctctctctctctctctctctctcagctgtttagTGGTGTAACTGGATGTAACAAGATCTATATACTGTACCAACATCCTACTCTCTGAATCTTGGTTTCTAaaactcttttctctctgtgcctTAGTGGTATTGAGAAGAGACCAGGGTCTCCTACAGGAAgttgtgtgtccatgaggagtgaccaGTCAATGGATGAGCCCCTCAGGTTCAAAGGGGCGGGGCCTACACCTCAACTAAGGTATGTTAAGCATCACCGCCTTGGCTGATGTTTAGATCTGTCTGATTTCACACTGTAGAGCACCACAATCATAGGTTTGTGGATATGTACTCACATGTTTAATGTAAACCTAAACCTATATgtgaaaggtacactgtgcaagatgccagtagaacgcgtctcatccaatcagatatcgcaaaataaattgaccggatctaactattgtataaggTATAGTAACAAACAAATTTAGAGTAACAAATATTGTCTTTTCCCCCAATCAAATGATGAAGTCTTTAGTTCACTCAATATTGATGTCTGTCCTACAACTTAATCACAAAGTCAGTTAAATTCCATTCTGATGTCTCGTCCCAAAGTGACAATTTATTGTggaatgcccccaatgacaaacGTTGTTAGAGTATGTGTAAGGTGTATAACCAAGCCATTGGAAATCTGTGTTGCGCATCTGCTGTTTTAATCTTGTCTGTTGAGTTATATTTAAATTTCTCATATTCACATCATTCTTTTACTTACCGTGTTCACACCCAAGGTTACTACCAAGGTAACTTCACCAGTACTTGACACAAAGGATAAAGAGAGGAGCTGGCCTCTTTTTGTTACTTTAGTCAAGCATTGCATAGGGATGGGAACCGAGAACTGGTTCAATGCGTCTCAATTCCATGGAATTGTTCGCCTCTTTACCTCTTATCGATTCCTAGCATGGACGCGGCATACACCTGTAACTTTCCATCTTGGTGGATTCCAGCCAGCACTACTAATATACAACAAACAAAAGCAGCCACTCGTTTGAACCGCAAAAAGCTTTGACGGTACGAGAAAAAAATTCAGGGCAACATCCCCACTCTCGTAATGTGTCGGCAGGCGATTTGTGGTTTGCTTATAACTGAACAAAGGAAGACACTATCTCTTTGCAGTCTGGGTAATATAGGGTTTACTTCATAAAATGTGGTAGGGAAACCACTTTAGTAATAATCACAGACACtcgttatttttttctgttttggtgAAGTGATATGAATAACATCAGTTATGAACTGAAATGCATTCTCCTTGTCCTCTGTCTTTTATGACCCATCATTCTAGGGACCCTGCTTTACCTAGAGTCCCAGCTAGGAGTGGTCAGTCACTAGACTCTGGTgtgtccagagctccatccatgaggagtgattTGTCAAAAGACGACCCTCCTCAAATGGCAGAGGAGGAAAGGTAAGCAGATGAAGCATCAGTAGTCATtccacatgcacgtgtgcacacaggcgcgcgcgctcacacacacacacacacacacacacacacacacacacacacacacacacacacacacacacacacacacacacacacaaataacaaaatCTCTGTCTACCTTGGGTCTAGAGTTCCACCTAGTGGTCGGTCATTAGACTCTGGTGTGTCCAGtgctccatccatgaggagtgatgtATCAAGAGATCTACCCCCTCGCATGGCAGAAGAGGACAGGTAGGCAGCAGACACACCAGTAGtcattcctcacacacacagacatgcacactctcacacacagacacagacacagacacacacgcacgcacacacacacacacacacacacacacacacacacacacacacacacacacacacacacacacacacacacacacacacacaaataacaaatcTCTGTCTGCCTCCGGTCTAGAGTCCCAGCTAGGAGTGGTCAGTCACTAGACTCTGGTgtgtccagagctccatccatgaggagtgatgtATCAAAAGACGAACCCCCTCGCATGGCAGAAGAGGAAAGGTAGGCAGCAGAAACACCAGCACTCACCATCTGCATCCCACAATGCAGTTCACCTCAGCTGAAGTGATGAGTTTACAGTACATGTGGCTAGTTAACCTCCATGAAGCTGCTGTGACGATGTGGAGCCTGAGGGCAAACTGGGTTTGGGAGGATTGAATAATGTAGACAACTACATCTAATCGAAGACACCCTGTACAGTCCACCTCGAGGGGCTCAAACTTGTAAACTTTCAGTGAATGCTCCAGTTTGGCATGGCAGGCACAGCTAtcataccactgagctaaagtcTGGATGGCAGGCACAGGTATCACACCACTGAGATAAATCTCTAGGATGGCAGGTACAGGTATCACACCACTGAGCTAAATCTCTAGGATGGCAGACACAGGTATCATACCACTGAGATAAAGCTCTAGGATGGCAAGCACAGGTATCATGCCACTAAGATAAAGCTCTAGGATGGCAGGTACAGGTATCACACCAGATTAATCTCTAGGATGGCAAGCACAGGTATCATGCCACTAAGATAAAGCTATAGGATGGCAGGTACAGGTACTGTATACCACTGAGATAAAGCTCTAGGCTGATAGCCAAAATTTACTGCATCTGTATGGGTCTCTGGGAGGGAGGTTAGCTAATGTTCTACCATCAACTTCTGCCAGCTGCCAATCGTTACATAGAGAAGACAAAACCTCTAGAAAAACTAAAATTCCAGGCAATTTGACCCTAGTTCGAGATTATTATAAATCCATCCTTCAACCACAAGactccaaaacaaacaaacagacagaagcTGTTTTTAAATACAATTGATACAtataatggccatattaacagctagcttagcaactgtcggccacacccattcaaactctacaggacgtTAGCAAACCCTGTttatgagctagctgccacactacaaatgaACAAAGAgtcttctttgctactaccacactaaaAACGTATTTCATTTTCATGATGTCCTCATGATGAGTGTATTTTGGTTTTTCCTATTTTCGTCTGTGGCAATTAAACCGTTTGCATACGGTTGGTTTGAATGCCAACTGCCGGTTCCACAGCTTTGCTGAGAACACAGTGGCAGACTGTACTCTTGAAATGAGTGTTTGCCAGGCTGAGGTGGATCACTTATTGCCTTCTGAAGAGAGATGGTGAATTTGGTTTGGCGCTGTGGCTGTGATTCCCATGGGGACCCCTCATGGAGACTGTTATATTGATTAAATACTCACATCTACTCCAAACTCAATACCCCATAAGAGCCCATCTGAGAATCGAACTGGGCCTCAGTTGTTCTCTCTCCTTTGTCATCAGGGAACAAGAAGTAGGATGGGAACAAGACAGCGATGGACAGGCCAAGATGTTGGATCTATCTCATATTTTCAAGGTAAGGGATCTTGGATTTTCCATCTGACTTGGCTTTCTTGCTTGGTCACTTCTGCTTCACTTTTGAAGTAAGTAACTTACATAAAGGACACGTTTGGCCagtttcaacatgctgttgtattgatcAAGCTACTCTTGACTTGTTAGTATGCAATGATGCTGCATTTTGATGTTCAGCTCTCAGCAGCAAGTTTTCGGATTCTCTGAATTCAGTGTTGTTGTGTCCGGGTGTGTGTTAGGTGCTTGAGGAGAAGATCTTCACTTTTGTAAAGAACGAGCTGCAGAGATTTAAACACAGCTTTAGTCTAGACTCCAAGGAAAACTTCACCAAAATATCAGAGGACGAAACTGATGCCAGAGAAGGGGTTCTCAAGATGGCGCTGCACTTCCTTCGTAAGATGGAGTACCAGGATCTTGCTGATAAACTGAATGAAAGTAAGAACTGTTTCTTctgtttctactgtgtgtgtgtgtgtgtgtgtgtgtgtgtgtgtgtgtgtgtgtgtgtgtgtgtgtgtgtgtgtgtgtgtgtgtgtgtgtgcgcgcgcgcgcgcgcgcaccatTTCATGTCTTTATTTTTGTTATGGTTTTGTCTGGTCTGACAAAatgatgtgtcttttttttttcctatAGATGAGTTGAACTTTGTTTGTCAGAATTACTTGAAAATAAATCTTAAAAACAAGTACCAGCATGTGTTGGAAGGCATAGCCAAACATGGAAGCTCTGTTCTGCTGCAAAATATCTACACAGATCTGTACATCACAGAGGGAGGAAGTGGGAAAGTCAATGAGGATCATGAAGTCAGACAGATTGAGTCCAAGTTCAAGAGTTTAGCTGGGCAGGACAAACCTATCAAGTGTGCCGACATCTTTAAACCCTTTAAACCCTCTCCTGATCAACACAAACCAAACAGAAGAGTTCTCACAAAGGGGGTGGCTGGCATTGGCAAAACTATCTCTGTGCACAAGTACGTCCTAGACTGGGCAGAGGGAAACGACAACCAAGAGATCAATTTCATCTTCCCATTATACTTCAGGGAGCTCAACCACATGAGAAACAAGAAGTTCTCTTTGATGGACCTTCTTTACTGCTTCTTTCCAGAGCTTAAGCAGCTAACTGTTGACATTCagaataaatttacagtgttgtttgtctttgatggtctggatgagtgtcgacTCCAACTGAACTTTCATGCAAATGAAAGTGTGCACGATATAAAAGTCGCCAAATCATTGGATGTCCTCTTGACAAACCTACTGTTAGGTAATCTGTTCCCATCTTCTCTAATCTGGATAACCTCTCGACCAGCAGCAGTTGGCAAAATCCCTCCTCAGTGTATTGACCTGGTGACAGAAGTGCAAGGATTCAATGACTCCCAAaaggaagagtacttcaggaagaagATCAATGATAAGAGTCTTGCCAGCGGAATCATATCACACATTAAATCATCAAGGAtcctctacatcatgtgccacatacctGTGTTTTGCTGGATTGCTGCTACGGTTCTTGAGATTATTCTTTCTTCTGGACATACACAGATCCCAAAGACtttgacagaaatgtacacaTTCTTCCTGACTTTTCAAACAAGACAGAAGAACATTAAATTTGACAATGTCCATGACCTTGAGCCACAATGGAACCATAAGCTGATCCTAAATCTCGGAAAGCTGGCCTACAAACAGTTAGAAAAGGGAAATCTGATCTTTTATGAAGACGACCTCAGGGAATGTGGCATTGATGTTAAAGATGCAGCAGTGTACTCAGGAGTATGCACCCAGATCTTCCGAGAAGAATCAGGGATCTTTCTGGGAACAGTGTTCTCCTTTGTGCACCTCAGTATCCAGGAGTATCTTGCCGccctgtatgcatttctgaagatGGCATTTGGAAGGAAAGACGTAATATCAACAGCCCCTCAAAAAGCAGAGTCCATGATCCTCTTGCATAAGAGTGCTGTGGACAAAGCTTTGGATCATGAAGATGGACGCTTTGACCTTTTCCTCCGTTTCCTTCTTGGCCTCTCTCTGGACTCAAATCAGTCTCTCCTGCATGGTCTGATCAGTAGAGGACAGGTGGGCATCAAGGGGAAGATCAGGACTGCTCTTGGCCTAGCTGGCCATCAAGGTCAACTGGAGAAAtggcagatggacaatgaccaaACAATCAGGTACATTAAGGACAAGATAAAGGATGTTTCCTCATCAGAAAGAatgatcaacctcttccactgcTTGAATGAACTCAATGACCACTCCTTAGTGGAGGAGATCCAGAGGTTCTTGAATGCAGGCAACCTGTCTGAAGCCCAACTCTCGCCTGGCCAATGGTCAGCTctagtgtttgtgctgctgacatCAGACCAGAATCTGGATGTGTTTGACTTGAAGAAGTACGTCAGATCTGATGAAGCTCTCCTGAGATTAATGCCAGTAGTAGAGGAATCCCACACAACTCTGTAAGTACAAAGTTGACAACTGACTGGTTTAACAAATCATTGTGTTAATTTCATTGGGCATAGCACTACTATGCATCCATTTTTATTAGTGCTTCTAGTCATTGGTTGCTGTTTTCCTTCAGGGTTGATAGCTGTGGGCTCACTAAAACGAGTTGCAAAACACTTGCCTCCATGATCTGCAAGCAATCATCAAAGCTGAGAAATCTGGATCTCAGTGGAAACCATATTGGAGATGGCGGAGTCAAGAGGCTGTGTAGTGGCCTGAGGAACCCAAACTGTTCACTGGAGACCCTGAGGTtaaacattttcacacacattcatacttaATATTAATACACACCTCTTTATTTCTCAACATATAAGTCAGATAAATATGCATTTTTGTTGAAAACCGGTTaagattacagtaggcctatattgtgccCACTCTTTAAAGTTATTTGACAGTGTAAACATTCTTCATTAAAACTCAAGACAGTCCTTGAATCCATTATATATACAATATGTCAATGAATGTTGTTACAATGTATATCATAGTCTACAATGTTCATTTTTATTCTTGTATTCAAGCTTTAACATAATTGAAAATATTTATTGTTTAGGTAGGCATAACCCTTTCCCTAAACGCATGTAATTATCCCTCGAAAATGGCAAATACAATGTTAAAAATGGTTGAAAATCATTTGGAAAGATTATATATTAAAAATAATTTGTTTGCTGATATCATTTTTGGAGGCTGATTTCAATACCTTGTCTCATGGTAGCCATCCTTATAAACctgtactttccacccatttgcgCGCCTCAAAATTGCTTAAATGTTCATCCCATAGAGTCGCGGGAGGactgttgacatgtaaatccaggcacagagaagtttgatagtgcacagtttgtttagaaacaacagggtgtcaCAAGCGCTGATATCCAAGTGCAGAGATAGAATCGGCAAAGAAGATATGTCCAGTGTGTCTACTcactacttttccgggtggtactgcactctatggGCGCCAACGAGTGAATGCAGACTCCATTCGAATGAATCGGCtgtgctgtctcgacagcgccctctaggtgaactgcaggcatggttGGATACACTGATGACTGGTGACGTCACCACGGACCTGCTCCGGGAAAGTGTCGATGTCACACGTGAGTCACACGAcagtctgtaggcctacaagaccGCGACATCAAGCTAAATTGTAAACAATCCGATCCTCGGTCTCGTCCTTTGAAATTCAGACTTTAAATTGAGAAGACGTGTTTTCAAcacgtagcctaggcctataatgttGCTTAATGTCGAATGTTATGTTTTGTAGTCTGTGTCCCCGCTCTGTGCATGTGCAACACGATTCGTGGAGTACTACCACAGCCCGTATagtctcttacagaatctgtggtACTGTCGCCCTTCAGTACATACTTCTGCCACATTCCTAACATTATAATGTTGCCGGTGGTGTATGGAAAATATCTGGACCAGAGCCATTTCCTTGGGTTAATTAAAGTTAAAGATTAACGACACATGATgtggccgtctgtcaaagatAGCCGAGGCCTGTTGGTTGATCAGACATGAGGTGTGTTTGGTCAACCTATTGACAGATGTAATCAAACTATGTTATGCAGACTATGCTATGTGTTGTAGGCTATATCACAGGTCCCCATACAAGTGCAGTTTCTGACCAGAAGAACtgacgtcaccactgacccggctgcaagcctgcagccagTCATTATAGGATACACTGGACATATCTCTTTTGCTGATTCTATTATATCTCTGCACTTGGATATCAGCGCTTGCGACACCCTGTTAGAATGGTGTTGTGTCTAAACAAACGGTGCACTATTAAACTTCTCTgcgcctggatttacatgtcaacaactccGCGACTCTACGGAATGAATGTTTGAGTAATTTTGAGGCCtgcaaatgggtggaaagtacagGTTTATAAGGATGGCTAATTCGATGCCCGGTTTAACCACGGCAAACACACTAtatgttagcatcggctaactagcgcttGATTTCAAATTGCTGGGGACCTATGAGGgtgaggtatgtggcaaaagttatCGCTCAGCATCACTAGTTAACACTACGTAACCCATTTCATACCGGATTACCCCTACGTACGTAGGGCATGATATTGTAATTATGGGAACTGTACCTGTACAGCATTTAAAGGTACGCTGTGTGCAATGGtagccagagtagatattgcaactaaactgtgctgcctattgccaaatgtgatattttgattaatatttacaaagtaataaactaatatttattagtatgacaaaAGTACTTTAGGTTTCTcagctaaacatgtctatttctggaaattcaaaaaggcaGATCATGTAAAAGTGCAGTTTTCACAGccataatgaataggctattgGAATTTAattttggtggtaagtattcatgaaaaaggtaacatttgctaATGGGTAaaaggaattctggaaataaactacttacaaattatacagtgcacctttaaatgttcAGTGGAACATTTTCTAGATTCATTTCAAATTCCTGCACATTTTGTAGCTTTGCCTCCTGCATTATTATTTTTGAAGAACCTGCAAACCTACTTGCCAAACTAAATTGTGCTATCGTCAAAGTAAATTCTCAGAGCTCATATATACTGTAGGTTCTGTTACATGTATATGTCTGCACAATTCACATGGACTAGGTTGAGATCCAGACCATGTCACCTGTTCACATGTGCCTGAACCACACCCAATTATTATGGGATGTTTTAAAACACAGTACCAAACAAATGTACATGAAATGGTATTGATGTGGATATTCATAATGGCTTTGTTGGCCCCAGTAGATGTGGGTTTAGAGAGAAGTCCAGTATTCAGATTGATCTTAAAAAAGGATGTTTTGCAGACATTTTGCAGTTATCACATGGCTTGGCAAATGGTAATTTACTACAGGAAGGTAAATTACATTAAATCTCGAATTTCATGTGAATAATCTCATTGTGTCTTTAGACCTA
This window harbors:
- the LOC134445019 gene encoding NACHT, LRR and PYD domains-containing protein 1a allele 5-like; protein product: MSSPGNQESQPGQEPKGGGQPHSGIEKRPGSPTGSCVSMRSDQSMDEPLKFKGAGPAPQLSGIEKRPGSPTGSCVSMRSDQSMDEPLRFKGAGPTPQLRDPALPRVPARSGQSLDSGVSRAPSMRSDLSKDDPPQMAEEEREQEVGWEQDSDGQAKMLDLSHIFKVLEEKIFTFVKNELQRFKHSFSLDSKENFTKISEDETDAREGVLKMALHFLRKMEYQDLADKLNESNLFPSSLIWITSRPAAVGKIPPQCIDLVTEVQGFNDSQKEEYFRKKINDKSLASGIISHIKSSRILYIMCHIPVFCWIAATVLEIILSSGHTQIPKTLTEMYTFFLTFQTRQKNIKFDNVHDLEPQWNHKLILNLGKLAYKQLEKGNLIFYEDDLRECGIDVKDAAVYSGVCTQIFREESGIFLGTVFSFVHLSIQEYLAALYAFLKMAFGRKDVISTAPQKAESMILLHKSAVDKALDHEDGRFDLFLRFLLGLSLDSNQSLLHGLISRGQVGIKGKIRTALGLAGHQGQLEKWQMDNDQTIRYIKDKIKDVSSSERMINLFHCLNELNDHSLVEEIQRFLNAGNLSEAQLSPGQWSALVFVLLTSDQNLDVFDLKKYVRSDEALLRLMPVVEESHTTLVDSCGLTKTSCKTLASMICKQSSKLRNLDLSGNHIGDGGVKRLCSGLRNPNCSLETLRPSFHCSLII